The following coding sequences lie in one Silene latifolia isolate original U9 population chromosome 5, ASM4854445v1, whole genome shotgun sequence genomic window:
- the LOC141655604 gene encoding uncharacterized protein LOC141655604, translating into MFRTSGFVKCFGVDAVGDSGGLWVGWRKESRMELVMACNNFIILSVRKYNGMLWYLVLVYGAPCVSSRASVLCEIEDWIKTCKYPFLMVGDFNQVEYRSDKLSGSERTIGGAEEFNLWKIRNELIDIPFKGPRFTWCNNRKGNGRVYERIDKAYGSKNWFSMFPNTGIKHYPIQISDHAPIEVDLNLVGTTGSKPFKLDAWVLDHEACMERIQNAWNMEGTGSPAYRVTKKLSRVRSSVKRWTLDKRAEWGGKWNDFDQRLENGMTLAINGGGEEEYSKANEEVTEFARATAVFWKQREKIKWMAEGDTCTKFFFNWVKGRAGRNHIHGVKNSEGGMAL; encoded by the coding sequence ATGTTTAGGACATCCGGTTTTGTTAAGTGTTTTGGTGTGGATGCCGTAGGGGATTCGGGGGGTTTATGGGTAGGATGGCGCAAGGAGTCGCGTATGGAGTTGGTAATGGCATGTAATAACTTTATCATCCTTTCAGTAAGAAAATATAATGGTATGTTATGGTACTTGGTTCTTGTCTATGGGGCACCGTGTGTGAGTTCGCGTGCTTCCGTCCTATGCGAAATTGAGGATTGGATTAAGACGTGTAAATACCCATTTCTTATGGTTGGCGATTTTAACCAAGTTGAGTATAGGAGTGATAAGCTAAGTGGAAGTGAAAGGACTATAGGGGGAGCTGAGGAGTTCAATTTGTGGAAAATTCGTAATGAACTTATCGACATTCCGTTTAAGGGTCCCCGGTTCACGTGGTGTAATAATAGGAAGGGTAATGGGAGGGTTTATGAGCGCATTGATAAAGCTTATGGTTCTAAGAATTGGTTCTCTATGTTCCCAAATACCGGTATTAAACATTACCCCATCCAAATATCGGATCATGCGCCGATTGAAGTAGATTTAAATCTTGTGGGAACCACTGGAAGTAAACCCTTCAAACTGGATGCTTGGGTTTTGGACCATGAGGCGTGTATGGAAAGGATTCAAAATGCTTGGAATATGGAGGGTACGGGATCCCCGGCTTACCGTGTAACCAAGAAGTTATCCAGGGTTCGGTCAAGTGTCAAAAGATGGACTTTGGATAAAAGAGCTGAATGGGGTGGAAAATGGAACGACTTTGATCAACGATTAGAAAACGGCATGACTCTGGCCATCAATGGGGGTGGAGAGGAGGAGTACTCAAAAGCAAATGAGGAAGTTACCGAGTTTGCAAGAGCAACAGCGGTTTTCTGGAAACAGCGTGAAAAAATTAAGTGGATGGCGGAGGGGGATACTTGTACAAAATTCTTCTTCAACTGGGTAAAAGGACGCGCGGGAAGGAATCATATTCACGGGGTGAAAAACTCGGAGGGGGGAATGGCTCTATGA